One genomic region from Cardiocondyla obscurior isolate alpha-2009 linkage group LG19, Cobs3.1, whole genome shotgun sequence encodes:
- the LOC139109919 gene encoding UPF0764 protein C16orf89 homolog, with the protein METRTPGCPSVLGILLLLVCFSFRSDAAFDPKSFQQKLIALEKALDYMNGRPEQMNLDAAFGVTLTEANLIAALLHENVQYLEDKFFIALKEMVVLSDLTRRNLIMTIAPKNETVFLMLTTLSNPNMWIKPISWTKVLSRPRSNSSRLLTYREVIRSMRHGTPVETESDECLIKIVRNSLKGKCKIPPTCVATLAKEDDTTGYPLTHRLLIVQVAKALGCKEATSSPLFSLIPAYCGKIFQDLINLETWNFPDVARDLMLEQIVLCGMEGYHGFVNKHYEDVILSWPHWSGCFGVFGYSDGHKITRRSSSMTDFGCDNHMTSIAAASLAVFIRENIENAFGRL; encoded by the exons ATGGAAACTAGAACTCCAGGATGTCCCAGTGTCCTCGGGATTCTTCTTCTGCTCGTCTGCTTTTCGTTCCGCTCCGACGCGGCGTTCGATCCAAAAAGTTTCC AACAAAAACTAATTGCTTTAGAAAAAGCTCTCGATTATATGAACGGCAGACCCGAGCAGATGAATCTGGACGCTGCTTTTGGCGTTACCTTAACCGAag CTAATTTGATAGCGGCGCTTCTACACGAAAACGTGCAATATCTggaagataaatttttcatcgcaCTTAAAGAAATGGTCGTTCTCTCCGATTTGACTCGAAGGAACTTGATAATGACTATTGCTCCGAAGAATGAAACTGTATTTTTAA TGCTAACGACTTTGAGCAATCCCAATATGTGGATTAAACCTATATCGTGGACGAAGGTGCTTTCGAGACCGAGATCTAATTCTAGTCGATTATTAACTTATCGGGAAGTTATTCGGTCGATGCGACATGGAACTCCCGTCGAAACGGAAAGCGACGagtgtttaattaaaattgtacgcAACAGTTTGAAGGGGAAATGCAAAATTCCTCCCACTTGCGTCGCAACATTGGCGAAGGAGGATGATACCACCGGATATCCTCTCACGCACAGGCTGCTCATCGTTCAAGTCGCTAAAGCG TTAGGATGCAAGGAGGCCACGTCGTCGCCGCTTTTCTCTTTGATACCTGCGTATTGCGGGAAAATCTTTCAGGATCTCATTAATCTTGAAACGTGGAACTTCCCAGATGTTGCGAGGGATCTTATGTTGGAACAAA tCGTTCTGTGTGGAATGGAGGGTTATCACGGATTTGTTAATAAACATTATGAAGATGTAATATTAAGCTGGCCTCATTGGAGCGGTTGCTTCGGTGTATTCGG ATATTCCGACGGACACAAAATCACTCGGCGGTCGTCATCGATGACCGATTTTGGATGCGATAATCATATGACAAGCATTGCCGCAGCGAGTCTCGCCGTATTTATTAgagaaaatatagaaaatgcTTTCGGTAGactttaa
- the LOC139109924 gene encoding uncharacterized protein isoform X2 has product MQLTTCCRCCSLKTGTIFSGVCGIILAVISLILIFTANVEWKTIIIDILDKTAVKIIFAINLCMTILISTLLIIGALRKNTFMMLPWVVLGLMLVIGLLVSILYTAIMFFVNSEVLNGILWLIFGLIAVLIYTYMWLVVYSYFQELRIEKMNKRMGPYGKPYNYRRA; this is encoded by the exons ATGCAGCTAACGACCTGTTGCAGATGTTGTTCCCTGAAAACGGGAACCATTTTCAGCGGAGTATGTGGTATC ATATTGGCCGTGATTTCTTTGATCCTGATCTTCACTGCGAACGTAGAATGGAAAACGATAATTATCGACATCTTAGACAAGACGGCTGTAAAGATTATCTTTGCGATCAATCTTTGCATgactattttaatttctacgcTGCTTATAATCGGCGCTTTAAGG aaaaatacgTTTATGATGCTGCCGTGGGTGGTTTTGGGCCTTATGTTAGTCATTGGTCTTCTCGTGAGCATTCTTTACACCGCGATTATGTTCTTCGTCAATAGCGAAGTTCTTAATGGCATTCTATGGCTCATATTCGGTCTAATTGCTGTCT TGATATACACGTACATGTGGCTAGTCGTGTACAGCTATTTCCAGGAGTTGAGGATCgagaaaatgaataaaagaatGGGTCCTTATGGAAAACCGTACAATTATCGGCGAGCATGA